In Rhizobium sp. N324, a single genomic region encodes these proteins:
- a CDS encoding YicC/YloC family endoribonuclease yields MALQSMTGFARREGTSGRWRWAWELRSVNGKGLDLRLRLPPGLERMEADVRRLAGESFSRGNLQASLSVTADENRFEAVLNRQALSAVLAMREQLDGVIDPAPLKLDTLLLVRGIVEFREGEDGEEALAARDADITAGLLAALADLRAMREQEGSALTRILLDHVTTIEGLTRTIEADPSRSPQEIAARLTAQVALLMDGMAALDRDRLHAEAALLATKADLREEIDRLKAHVAAARDLLVKDGPAGRRLDFLAQEFNRESNTICSKSNASAVTAAGIELKVVIDQFREQVQNLE; encoded by the coding sequence ATGGCTTTGCAGTCCATGACCGGTTTTGCGCGGCGCGAGGGAACGAGCGGCCGCTGGCGCTGGGCATGGGAACTGCGCTCGGTCAACGGCAAGGGCCTCGACCTGCGGCTGCGCCTGCCGCCTGGCCTCGAACGCATGGAGGCCGACGTCCGCCGCCTTGCCGGCGAAAGCTTCAGCCGCGGCAACCTGCAGGCATCCCTGTCCGTCACCGCCGACGAGAACCGCTTCGAGGCCGTGCTGAACAGGCAGGCGCTCTCAGCCGTGCTTGCGATGCGCGAGCAATTGGACGGCGTGATCGATCCGGCGCCGCTGAAGCTCGACACGCTGCTGCTGGTGCGCGGCATCGTGGAGTTTCGCGAAGGCGAGGATGGCGAGGAAGCACTCGCTGCCCGTGACGCCGATATCACTGCCGGCCTGTTGGCAGCCCTTGCCGATCTCCGGGCCATGCGCGAACAGGAAGGCTCGGCGCTGACCCGCATTCTCCTCGACCATGTGACGACGATCGAAGGCCTGACGCGCACGATCGAGGCCGATCCCTCACGCTCGCCGCAGGAGATTGCCGCGCGGCTTACCGCGCAGGTCGCCTTGCTGATGGACGGCATGGCCGCGCTCGACCGCGACCGGCTGCATGCAGAAGCCGCACTGCTGGCGACCAAGGCGGATCTGCGCGAAGAAATCGATCGTCTGAAGGCGCACGTTGCCGCAGCACGCGATCTCCTGGTGAAAGATGGCCCTGCCGGCCGCCGGCTGGACTTCCTTGCACAGGAATTTAACCGCGAATCGAATACCATCTGCTCGAAGTCGAATGCCTCGGCGGTCACCGCCGCCGGCATCGAGCTGAAAGTCGTGATCGACCAGTTCCGCGAGCAGGTCCAGAATTTGGAGTAA